Proteins from one Mesotoga infera genomic window:
- a CDS encoding RHS repeat domain-containing protein, protein MKKLLTISTIILFAMVLFAQSEFMIPLSTADFALKGPVKSMKTIYPQSDVDLGEDLVMPAYEVISFDRAGKIVSQISYDKDGKEINAILYGYDALGKLSAISGRENGVEQMIGELTIEDGKIVSIVVDEGEDKSTITMEYDENGRLVAQIITGMSEGQEMQIAVNMAYDERGNLIEESMSMMGMVLSKTVFEYDSNNLKIRELEYMYMFAEPGTEPEPIASQFEYNEKGDVSKKISDSFFSDDKEVTVYEYEYDAAGNYTHMTVYFLYSIQDLEKENWKELATVESEETREIEYY, encoded by the coding sequence GTGAAGAAGCTTCTCACAATAAGTACAATTATCCTGTTTGCCATGGTTTTGTTCGCGCAGTCGGAGTTCATGATACCCCTGAGCACGGCCGATTTTGCCCTCAAAGGCCCGGTGAAATCGATGAAGACAATTTACCCGCAAAGCGATGTAGATCTCGGAGAAGATTTAGTGATGCCCGCGTACGAGGTCATATCTTTCGATAGAGCGGGAAAGATAGTATCTCAGATCTCTTACGATAAGGACGGAAAAGAGATAAATGCCATCCTTTATGGCTACGACGCTCTCGGTAAGCTTTCCGCGATCTCTGGAAGAGAAAACGGCGTGGAACAAATGATAGGGGAATTGACTATCGAAGACGGCAAAATCGTCTCTATCGTTGTCGATGAAGGTGAAGACAAGTCAACCATCACCATGGAGTACGACGAAAACGGCAGACTCGTCGCCCAGATCATAACGGGGATGAGTGAAGGGCAGGAAATGCAGATCGCCGTAAACATGGCCTACGACGAAAGGGGTAACCTGATAGAAGAGTCCATGAGCATGATGGGAATGGTCCTGTCGAAAACGGTTTTTGAATACGACAGCAACAATCTCAAGATAAGAGAACTCGAGTACATGTACATGTTCGCCGAACCGGGCACCGAACCGGAACCTATCGCGTCTCAGTTCGAGTACAACGAAAAGGGAGACGTATCCAAGAAGATAAGCGACAGTTTCTTCAGCGACGATAAGGAAGTCACGGTTTACGAGTACGAATACGATGCGGCGGGCAACTACACTCACATGACGGTCTATTTCCTCTACAGTATTCAGGACCTCGAGAAGGAGAACTGGAAGGAACTGGCAACCGTTGAAAGCGAAGAAACCAGGGAAATAGAGTATTACTGA
- a CDS encoding C13 family peptidase, translating to MRLKRAILVTILLATVFFALSACFPKDPFAAATKKFIDLIKNEGEPEDPFVGVCLAEVGVGDVVTSEKADGGQEFQYQLQGLDQAGWLFYLDEAPGAFYDHPGRLVVFSKNGQKIFDQKIEGMPKVNDEVPTPLITRSEYIAGTIWDKSKIVYLPIADWIDIIIARITRKGAVITSGLTPSQSLYAEARDARDLVSTSFKTLMGADKVRDVKYTVGGPAPNWTAVQNAMNDLLTNEKINHMTLYFVAHGNINLMNLGGTTFYASQLRSYIQEHANVTFCIIIESCHAGSWLDGLKSGGVMPANIEIVITTTSSAKSAYPDWDHVGGTLADFNPDDVYVEWTGDFLQKMAYFTSDAHWPEVQTYASTYSTTDIAALLYKCFTSIKGGAPQTTSLTLTERTIAGFIQDPKVYKDW from the coding sequence ATGCGGCTGAAACGGGCAATTCTTGTAACGATACTTCTTGCAACGGTCTTTTTTGCACTGTCTGCCTGCTTTCCCAAAGATCCCTTCGCGGCCGCCACAAAGAAGTTCATTGACCTGATAAAAAACGAGGGAGAGCCGGAAGATCCCTTTGTCGGAGTCTGCCTGGCCGAGGTCGGTGTCGGAGATGTCGTCACTTCAGAAAAGGCCGACGGCGGACAGGAATTTCAGTACCAACTACAAGGTCTGGACCAGGCTGGATGGCTATTCTATCTTGACGAGGCTCCGGGAGCTTTCTATGATCATCCTGGGAGATTGGTGGTATTCAGCAAAAACGGGCAGAAAATTTTCGATCAGAAGATCGAAGGCATGCCCAAAGTGAACGACGAAGTGCCCACTCCCTTAATCACGCGTTCAGAGTATATAGCAGGCACTATCTGGGATAAGAGTAAAATCGTTTATCTTCCAATTGCAGACTGGATAGATATCATAATAGCCAGAATAACCCGTAAGGGAGCCGTAATTACCAGCGGTCTTACTCCATCCCAGAGCCTTTACGCCGAAGCCAGGGATGCCAGAGATCTCGTGTCAACTTCCTTCAAGACTCTTATGGGAGCCGATAAAGTGCGCGACGTGAAATACACAGTCGGCGGACCGGCACCCAACTGGACGGCCGTTCAAAACGCAATGAACGATCTCCTGACGAACGAAAAGATAAACCACATGACTCTCTATTTCGTAGCCCACGGCAACATCAACCTGATGAACCTCGGCGGAACCACTTTCTACGCCTCTCAACTCAGAAGCTATATACAGGAACATGCCAACGTGACTTTCTGCATAATCATCGAATCCTGCCACGCCGGGAGCTGGCTCGACGGACTTAAATCAGGTGGTGTGATGCCGGCCAATATCGAGATAGTGATCACAACGACGAGTTCGGCTAAGAGCGCGTACCCCGACTGGGATCACGTTGGCGGCACACTCGCCGACTTCAACCCTGATGACGTTTATGTGGAGTGGACGGGAGACTTTCTGCAGAAAATGGCTTACTTCACCAGTGATGCGCACTGGCCAGAGGTTCAGACCTACGCCTCGACATACTCCACTACCGACATCGCAGCCCTTCTCTACAAGTGCTTCACATCCATAAAAGGAGGGGCTCCCCAGACCACTTCTTTAACACTCACCGAAAGAACCATAGCCGGGTTCATACAGGATCCGAAGGTTTATAAAGACTGGTAA
- a CDS encoding class I fructose-bisphosphate aldolase, whose amino-acid sequence MTGLERNVANLFSNKGCLFVVALDHPQFFGPVEGIDKPLELIERLSMSKADGFILNPGITRLLDASTVSGKKLIVRSSIGGSRFSDYKTFHPAVVSAESLLDLGADAAILMLVLGDRDYDSMENVARAIDEYHSLSIPVVVEVLAEDFSKTSDPDLVKTGARIAAELGADVLKVFYTEGFEAVVQGCPVPVILAGGPRNLDVLAMARSAVSCGVKGFAFGRNIFQSEDPAKLIDELDGIIRG is encoded by the coding sequence TTGACCGGACTCGAGAGAAATGTAGCAAATCTCTTTTCAAACAAAGGGTGTCTCTTTGTAGTAGCGCTGGATCATCCGCAGTTTTTCGGACCCGTCGAAGGGATAGATAAACCTCTCGAACTCATCGAGAGGCTTTCTATGTCAAAAGCCGACGGCTTCATCTTAAATCCTGGCATAACAAGACTTCTGGATGCCAGCACCGTATCGGGCAAGAAGTTGATCGTGAGATCGTCGATCGGAGGCAGCAGATTCTCCGACTACAAAACTTTTCATCCCGCGGTCGTTTCCGCCGAATCTCTTCTCGATCTCGGCGCCGACGCGGCGATATTGATGCTCGTTCTCGGAGATCGAGACTACGATTCGATGGAGAACGTAGCCCGCGCGATAGACGAATACCACTCGCTATCGATCCCCGTGGTCGTGGAGGTACTGGCCGAGGATTTCAGTAAGACCAGTGATCCCGATCTCGTCAAGACCGGGGCGAGAATAGCGGCCGAACTCGGCGCAGACGTCCTGAAGGTCTTCTATACAGAAGGCTTCGAGGCAGTTGTTCAGGGCTGCCCGGTGCCGGTTATACTGGCCGGAGGACCCAGGAACCTGGATGTTCTCGCGATGGCCAGAAGCGCTGTCAGTTGCGGCGTCAAGGGCTTCGCGTTTGGAAGGAACATCTTCCAGAGCGAAGACCCCGCGAAGTTGATAGACGAGCTCGACGGAATTATCAGGGGGTGA